One genomic region from Pyrobaculum islandicum DSM 4184 encodes:
- a CDS encoding NAD(P)-dependent oxidoreductase has product MDITIIGMGNMGKAFAKRAASLGYNVYWWNRTREKVKDAPGKAINKPEEARGFVAIFVADDTALFNVLPNIGGDYIALCGTYSIGAVKKAVETLGEKRVFAMPVVGSPRNVEGGDAIYIVGAPDELYIKLRPTLEKFGTLFYVGDNVKATALKLAFNSLLISTVATLGESLSLAVKYGIKPEVFKELLSMTVFKEVAARYIDRMLGSGQPTFTIRNAAKDMRYAATAAGEAESGSVAISGVKALYELLTALGYGDEDYVKAGYLAGRK; this is encoded by the coding sequence ATGGATATAACTATTATTGGCATGGGAAATATGGGTAAGGCGTTTGCAAAACGCGCTGCATCGCTAGGCTATAATGTATATTGGTGGAATAGAACTAGAGAGAAGGTTAAAGACGCGCCTGGCAAAGCTATAAACAAGCCAGAGGAGGCAAGAGGATTTGTGGCTATTTTTGTCGCGGACGATACCGCTCTCTTCAACGTGCTCCCAAATATCGGCGGTGATTACATAGCGCTTTGTGGCACATATTCTATCGGTGCTGTTAAAAAAGCGGTGGAGACGCTAGGAGAAAAGAGAGTTTTTGCCATGCCGGTAGTAGGCAGTCCGCGCAATGTGGAAGGGGGAGACGCTATATATATCGTAGGCGCCCCCGATGAGTTATATATAAAACTCAGGCCGACGCTTGAGAAATTTGGCACGTTGTTTTACGTTGGAGATAACGTAAAAGCCACTGCTCTTAAACTAGCCTTTAATTCTCTACTGATTTCTACAGTGGCTACATTAGGCGAGTCTCTTTCTCTGGCTGTTAAATACGGCATTAAACCCGAGGTGTTTAAAGAACTTTTGTCTATGACTGTGTTTAAAGAAGTGGCGGCGCGTTATATTGATAGAATGTTAGGCAGCGGACAACCGACGTTTACTATTAGAAATGCTGCAAAAGATATGCGCTACGCCGCCACTGCCGCAGGCGAGGCTGAGTCCGGGTCAGTAGCCATAAGCGGAGTCAAGGCGCTATACGAACTTTTAACTGCACTGGGGTACGGAGATGAAGACTATGTAAAAGCCGGATATCTCGCAGGCAGAAAATGA
- a CDS encoding L-threonylcarbamoyladenylate synthase has translation MLLLRTDPLKPDADVIRFAAEVLKRGGIVAAPTETVYGLFTHAYSDGGCAKVFKAKERPPDNPLIVHVDSVEMAAQIAYIPEEIVDVLRRIWPGPITLVMKSRGAVSRCVTAGLDTVAVRAPAHPIPLAIIKELEAPIAGPSANKAGRPSPTTAEHVVEDLNGEVDVIIDGGPTFFGVESTIIDVTRKPPILLRPGPFTVEELEKYFGPVEIPPVARGLIETDVALAPGMKYKHYAPNTPLVIVHFDLSLAVETLRSKGLKVAVLCATGRCTNADVVIKMGDDLYEVAKNLYRSLRELDRFSVDIGVVPAVEETGIGLAIMNRLRKASGHREAFNLGQLLKYGLAQPVF, from the coding sequence GTGCTTTTACTACGTACAGATCCCCTTAAGCCAGACGCCGACGTAATTAGATTTGCCGCCGAGGTGTTAAAAAGAGGGGGCATAGTGGCGGCGCCCACAGAGACTGTCTACGGCCTTTTTACACATGCATATAGCGATGGGGGGTGCGCCAAGGTTTTTAAAGCCAAGGAGAGACCCCCCGACAATCCCTTGATTGTCCACGTAGACTCGGTAGAAATGGCCGCACAAATCGCCTATATTCCAGAGGAAATTGTAGACGTACTCAGGCGCATATGGCCCGGCCCGATAACACTTGTAATGAAGTCTAGAGGGGCCGTCTCACGTTGTGTAACCGCCGGCTTAGATACTGTCGCAGTCAGAGCGCCGGCACATCCCATACCTCTGGCAATAATAAAAGAGTTAGAAGCTCCTATAGCAGGCCCTAGCGCAAATAAGGCGGGGAGGCCCAGCCCGACGACTGCAGAACATGTCGTCGAGGATTTAAATGGCGAAGTCGACGTAATTATAGACGGGGGGCCTACGTTTTTCGGTGTCGAATCGACAATTATAGATGTTACTAGAAAACCGCCTATCCTCCTCCGCCCAGGCCCCTTTACAGTTGAGGAGCTTGAGAAGTATTTTGGGCCTGTGGAGATACCACCCGTCGCCCGCGGGCTTATTGAAACAGATGTGGCGTTAGCCCCCGGCATGAAGTATAAACATTATGCGCCAAATACGCCGCTTGTAATAGTCCATTTTGACCTCTCTCTGGCAGTTGAAACGCTAAGGTCTAAAGGGCTTAAAGTAGCTGTGTTATGTGCAACTGGCCGGTGTACTAATGCAGATGTTGTAATAAAAATGGGCGATGATTTATACGAAGTTGCTAAAAACCTCTATAGATCTCTTAGAGAGTTAGATAGATTTTCTGTAGATATTGGAGTTGTACCTGCTGTTGAAGAGACAGGCATTGGTCTCGCTATTATGAATAGGCTTAGAAAAGCTTCTGGGCATAGAGAGGCTTTTAACCTAGGCCAATTGTTAAAGTATGGACTGGCTCAGCCAGTTTTTTGA
- a CDS encoding GTP cyclohydrolase IIa — MHGIAVIELKGYREWTESLGPRREHIIQQIQAKLHATLWKSFTTVGALPHHFRYDFFIALVNNISSAAVESAVAKIARHSPVPIDFCIGTGDTPYSAYLNCRGKEVEATSFSIVAHMDIVNSTKTTKLNGPLDVYSHIVRLIDTLLDVCKEYGCLVFYLGGDNTALFLPTPDVINEIVRNIDTRVRVGVGVAKKPYNAFVKATRGLDYLRSTNREGIKIVK, encoded by the coding sequence GTGCACGGCATCGCAGTGATTGAGCTCAAAGGATATAGAGAGTGGACAGAAAGCTTGGGCCCCCGTAGGGAACATATAATCCAACAGATTCAAGCCAAGCTACACGCGACGCTTTGGAAAAGTTTTACCACAGTGGGGGCCCTGCCCCATCATTTTAGATACGACTTTTTTATAGCGCTTGTTAACAACATAAGTAGTGCAGCTGTAGAGTCGGCTGTTGCAAAAATAGCGAGACACTCCCCAGTACCTATAGACTTCTGTATAGGAACAGGCGACACTCCCTACAGCGCGTATCTAAACTGCAGAGGTAAAGAGGTAGAAGCTACAAGTTTCTCTATCGTAGCCCATATGGATATTGTAAATAGTACCAAGACTACAAAACTCAACGGTCCGTTAGACGTATATTCACACATAGTAAGGTTGATAGACACACTTTTAGATGTGTGTAAAGAATATGGATGTCTAGTTTTTTACCTAGGTGGAGATAACACAGCTCTCTTCTTGCCAACGCCTGATGTAATCAACGAAATTGTAAGAAATATAGATACAAGAGTTAGAGTGGGCGTCGGCGTGGCGAAAAAACCATACAACGCGTTTGTCAAAGCAACTAGAGGTCTTGACTACCTCCGGTCAACAAATAGAGAGGGGATAAAAATAGTGAAATGA
- a CDS encoding ribose-phosphate diphosphokinase — MDILAFQNAVDLVTELEKVGVVKQVEERVFPDGEVLIRLPETGPEVALVLRLYPSVNDNIIKLVLALDALSDIGVRKVVLLTPYFPYARQDRRFRTGEPISSKTILKLLANYPVFAIITLDLHKPYIAEYVPRITTRNIYPAVEFAERLKDVDIVLSPDFGSVYRAEAIAKILGVSYTYFEKYRDRDTGSITLVPRYDVNLKGKNVAIVDDILSTGGTLVDACKSARALGANKVYAAVTHCQLLRDAREKVRGCVDRLICTDSIPNEFAEVRTGPILRRELERLL; from the coding sequence ATGGATATCTTAGCTTTTCAAAACGCGGTCGACCTCGTAACAGAGTTAGAGAAAGTGGGAGTGGTAAAACAGGTAGAAGAGCGGGTTTTTCCAGATGGCGAGGTCTTAATTCGTCTCCCAGAGACAGGTCCAGAAGTCGCACTTGTCCTTCGGCTCTATCCCAGCGTCAATGACAACATAATTAAATTGGTTTTAGCGCTTGACGCGCTTAGCGATATAGGCGTGCGTAAAGTGGTTTTGCTAACGCCATATTTCCCATATGCCAGACAAGATAGGAGGTTTAGAACAGGAGAGCCGATCAGTTCTAAGACTATTCTCAAGCTGTTGGCTAATTACCCCGTCTTCGCTATTATTACGCTGGATCTACACAAGCCTTACATTGCCGAGTACGTACCGCGTATTACTACAAGAAATATATACCCAGCCGTAGAGTTTGCTGAAAGACTTAAAGACGTAGACATAGTACTAAGCCCAGATTTTGGCTCTGTCTACCGTGCTGAGGCTATAGCAAAAATATTGGGGGTGTCATATACATACTTCGAGAAGTATAGAGATAGAGACACTGGAAGCATCACACTTGTCCCACGCTATGATGTTAATCTCAAGGGTAAAAACGTCGCCATTGTCGACGATATATTATCGACAGGGGGCACTTTAGTAGACGCTTGTAAATCTGCGCGGGCGCTTGGCGCAAATAAAGTATATGCCGCAGTAACCCATTGCCAACTTCTTAGAGATGCTAGAGAAAAAGTGAGGGGGTGTGTTGACCGCTTAATATGTACCGACAGTATACCTAATGAATTTGCAGAAGTGAGGACTGGCCCTATTTTGAGAAGAGAGTTGGAGCGTCTCCTATAA
- a CDS encoding histone deacetylase family protein, with translation MLVYYSPIFKKHTPPFRHPEAPDRLDHLLEGAREAGAEIKEPVMREDVWHIIESIHDKSYVELVRRLCREGHAEIDGDTYISSGTCDAAALAVSAIINAVERKETALIAARPPGHHAGVAGRALSAPSQGFCIFNTAAIGALYGEEGVAVLDIDVHHGNGTQEILYDRDLLYISTHQHPLTLYPGTGYPEEVGEGKGEGYNINIPLPPHTGDDVYIKVIDEIITSVLRQYNPRLVIISLGWDAHKEDPLADMKLSLKSYLYVFETVLRLQKPVIFLLEGGYNREVIRRGTKALIRLADAGEFAPGESQTSTDVHTLEKFEEIIKEVKSYVGRYWRL, from the coding sequence ATGCTTGTGTATTATTCGCCAATATTTAAAAAACACACGCCGCCGTTTAGACATCCAGAGGCGCCAGATAGACTAGACCACTTGTTAGAGGGGGCTCGGGAGGCCGGGGCCGAGATAAAGGAGCCCGTTATGCGCGAAGACGTCTGGCACATTATAGAGTCTATACACGACAAGAGCTATGTAGAGCTAGTACGTAGACTTTGTAGAGAAGGACATGCCGAAATCGACGGCGATACATACATATCAAGCGGTACATGCGATGCCGCAGCGTTAGCCGTGTCCGCGATTATAAACGCAGTGGAGAGAAAAGAGACGGCGTTAATTGCGGCAAGACCGCCGGGTCACCACGCCGGGGTTGCCGGTAGAGCTCTCTCTGCGCCAAGTCAAGGGTTTTGTATCTTTAATACAGCTGCTATAGGCGCACTTTATGGAGAAGAGGGAGTAGCCGTATTAGACATAGACGTACATCACGGTAATGGCACACAGGAAATACTATATGACAGAGATCTGTTGTATATCTCTACACATCAACATCCGCTCACGCTCTACCCAGGCACGGGATATCCCGAAGAGGTGGGAGAGGGCAAGGGGGAGGGCTACAATATAAATATCCCACTGCCGCCTCATACTGGCGACGATGTGTACATCAAAGTAATTGACGAGATTATAACATCTGTGTTGAGACAATACAACCCTCGTCTTGTGATAATCTCACTAGGTTGGGATGCGCATAAGGAAGATCCCCTAGCCGATATGAAACTATCGCTTAAAAGCTATCTCTACGTCTTTGAAACAGTATTACGTCTACAGAAGCCTGTAATATTTCTACTTGAAGGCGGCTACAACCGTGAGGTGATAAGAAGAGGTACAAAAGCTCTCATTAGACTAGCAGACGCTGGGGAGTTTGCCCCAGGCGAAAGCCAAACTTCTACAGACGTACACACCTTAGAGAAGTTTGAAGAAATTATAAAGGAGGTCAAGAGCTACGTCGGCCGATATTGGAGATTATAG
- a CDS encoding glutamate--tRNA ligase → MNLEELVLKYALANAVKYGGKADVKAVMSKIMAEVPELRPKAREVKSMVEAVVARVNSMSLEEQLRLLRERWPETLEERRVEQKRPGIENLAELPNVKGGVVVRFAPNPDFVLHLGSARPAILNYAYRLKYGGKFILRFEDTDPRTKKPLVTSEINAYETIREDLKWLGIKWDEEYIQSMRMEIYYEHIKKLLEKGAAYVDLCRPEEWRKLRNAGRACPHREQSPEENLELWDRMLEGRFKEGEAVVRIKTDLSHPDPSVRDWVAFRIIDTSKTPHPLVGDKYIVWPTYNFAVSIDDHLMGITHVLRAQEHSVNTIKQSYIFKHFGWEQPVTIHFGRLKIEGASLSKSKLKALGVRYDDISLPTLAGLRNRGILPEAIWELILTVGVKPSDSTIALSNLFALNRKRIEPIANRYMYVADPIKLVFKSDRELLAKIPLHPSFRERGERIYKFGPGTIELFVPRQDIKPGAVVRLMELANVEIIAVENGVAHGRLHSVGIDEARKVGAPIIQWVYEPIEIHVVKPVAVGKKVEEIGLGESALEKVETGAYVQFMRYGFLKKVGPSAFVYVHD, encoded by the coding sequence ATGAATCTTGAAGAGCTAGTTTTAAAATACGCCTTAGCTAACGCCGTTAAATACGGAGGTAAGGCAGATGTTAAAGCTGTTATGTCAAAAATCATGGCCGAAGTGCCAGAGCTCCGGCCGAAGGCTAGAGAGGTGAAGAGTATGGTAGAGGCCGTTGTGGCTAGGGTAAATTCTATGTCTCTAGAGGAACAACTTAGGTTGCTACGGGAGAGGTGGCCTGAGACTTTAGAGGAGAGGAGAGTTGAACAAAAGAGGCCAGGCATTGAAAATTTGGCAGAGCTGCCTAATGTAAAAGGCGGCGTGGTTGTACGTTTTGCGCCTAATCCGGACTTTGTGCTTCACTTAGGTAGCGCTAGACCTGCTATTTTAAACTACGCATATAGACTAAAATACGGCGGTAAGTTCATACTACGGTTTGAAGATACCGACCCCCGAACGAAAAAGCCGCTTGTAACCAGCGAAATTAATGCCTACGAAACCATACGGGAAGACCTCAAGTGGCTTGGCATCAAATGGGACGAGGAGTATATACAGTCTATGAGAATGGAAATCTACTATGAACATATCAAAAAACTATTGGAAAAGGGAGCTGCGTATGTTGACCTCTGCCGCCCCGAGGAGTGGAGAAAGTTGAGAAACGCCGGTAGAGCTTGTCCACATAGAGAACAAAGTCCAGAGGAGAACTTAGAGCTGTGGGATAGGATGTTGGAAGGCCGTTTTAAAGAGGGAGAGGCGGTGGTGAGGATAAAGACCGATCTGTCGCACCCAGACCCAAGTGTGCGAGACTGGGTTGCGTTTAGGATAATTGATACGTCTAAAACACCCCACCCTCTGGTTGGGGATAAGTATATCGTCTGGCCTACGTATAACTTTGCTGTTTCTATAGACGATCATTTAATGGGCATCACCCATGTGCTTAGGGCACAGGAACACAGCGTGAATACAATAAAACAGTCTTACATCTTTAAACACTTTGGCTGGGAGCAGCCTGTCACTATACACTTTGGGAGACTTAAGATTGAGGGAGCTTCTCTTAGTAAATCTAAGCTAAAGGCGCTTGGCGTTAGATACGACGACATAAGTCTGCCGACTCTCGCAGGTTTGAGAAACAGAGGTATTCTCCCCGAGGCCATCTGGGAGCTTATACTCACGGTGGGAGTAAAACCATCTGATTCAACTATAGCGCTGTCTAACCTCTTTGCTCTTAATAGAAAGAGGATAGAGCCGATAGCAAATAGGTATATGTATGTGGCAGACCCTATCAAACTCGTGTTTAAATCTGATAGAGAGCTTTTAGCAAAAATACCTCTACACCCAAGTTTTAGAGAGCGTGGAGAGAGGATCTATAAGTTTGGGCCAGGTACAATAGAGCTGTTTGTACCTAGGCAAGATATAAAGCCTGGAGCTGTCGTCAGACTGATGGAGCTTGCCAACGTCGAAATCATAGCCGTAGAAAACGGCGTTGCCCATGGCCGTTTACACAGTGTTGGCATTGACGAGGCTAGGAAGGTGGGCGCACCTATAATCCAATGGGTTTATGAGCCCATCGAAATACATGTCGTAAAGCCTGTGGCCGTGGGGAAAAAGGTAGAAGAAATAGGGCTTGGAGAGAGCGCTCTTGAGAAAGTAGAGACCGGCGCCTATGTCCAATTTATGAGATATGGCTTCTTAAAAAAGGTGGGGCCTTCGGCTTTTGTCTACGTTCATGATTAA
- the asnS gene encoding asparagine--tRNA ligase: MEVFKKAIPISEAIKLSTGYVTVRGWVYRKRVLKEKVFVVLRDSTGIIQLVFPRDRFKIAEELNIESSIVVSGLLVKEPRAPGGVELHVESIDWVYIGEPYPINEDAVTADSEYLLDVRHLWLRSRKMQAVLKIRHTVFEALHHYFRKNGFYEVQAPMFITAAVEGGATLFRVDYFGRPVYLTQSSQFYLEALIYSLEKVYTIAPSFRAEPSRTRRHLTEFWHAEMEMAWASMEDAARVGEEVISYTVEKVLQERGEELKLLGRKTEALEKAKPPFYRVSYDEAIEILRKKGLNINWGDDIGADEERALTLEFDKPIILYGFPEKLKAFYHRNNPQRPEVTLSFDVLLPEGYGEVIGGGERIYDAKELIDKIIRFGLNPEDYQWYIDLRRYGSVPHSGFGLGVDRLVMWITGADHIRDVVPFPRDIRRTKP; this comes from the coding sequence ATGGAGGTGTTTAAGAAAGCCATTCCAATATCTGAGGCTATAAAGCTCAGCACCGGATACGTTACAGTTAGAGGCTGGGTGTATCGGAAAAGGGTGTTAAAAGAGAAGGTGTTTGTAGTGCTTAGAGACTCGACAGGAATTATACAACTTGTCTTTCCGAGAGATCGGTTTAAAATAGCCGAAGAGCTCAATATAGAGTCCTCTATTGTGGTAAGTGGGTTGTTGGTAAAAGAGCCGAGAGCTCCTGGAGGCGTAGAATTGCACGTTGAAAGCATAGATTGGGTTTATATAGGAGAGCCGTATCCAATAAATGAAGATGCCGTAACTGCAGATAGCGAATATCTATTAGACGTGAGACATTTATGGCTTAGAAGTAGAAAAATGCAAGCAGTCCTGAAAATTAGACATACAGTATTTGAGGCGTTACACCACTACTTTAGAAAAAACGGTTTCTATGAAGTACAAGCCCCCATGTTTATAACTGCTGCAGTAGAAGGAGGTGCGACGCTCTTTAGAGTAGATTACTTTGGACGGCCGGTATATTTAACACAAAGCTCACAATTTTATCTAGAGGCCCTCATATATAGTCTTGAAAAAGTATATACAATAGCGCCTAGTTTTAGAGCTGAGCCTTCTAGAACGAGAAGACATCTCACAGAGTTTTGGCATGCAGAAATGGAGATGGCGTGGGCAAGTATGGAAGACGCCGCGCGCGTAGGCGAGGAAGTCATAAGTTATACAGTCGAAAAAGTCTTACAGGAGAGGGGAGAAGAGCTTAAGCTCTTGGGACGTAAGACTGAAGCGTTAGAAAAGGCCAAGCCGCCGTTTTATAGAGTTAGTTACGATGAGGCAATAGAGATTTTGAGAAAAAAAGGCTTGAATATAAATTGGGGCGACGACATAGGTGCGGACGAAGAAAGAGCGTTAACGCTAGAGTTTGACAAGCCGATTATTTTGTATGGATTTCCTGAAAAACTAAAGGCTTTCTACCATAGAAATAATCCCCAAAGGCCTGAAGTGACGCTAAGTTTTGACGTACTTCTGCCAGAGGGCTATGGAGAAGTTATTGGCGGCGGCGAGAGGATTTATGACGCAAAGGAACTTATAGATAAAATAATACGGTTCGGGCTAAACCCTGAGGATTACCAATGGTATATCGACCTACGGCGGTATGGCTCAGTTCCACACTCAGGCTTTGGCCTTGGCGTTGACCGCCTAGTTATGTGGATTACGGGCGCGGATCATATAAGAGATGTAGTGCCGTTTCCACGTGACATCAGAAGGACAAAGCCCTAA
- a CDS encoding adenylate kinase family protein encodes MTSEGQSPKALITGTPGVGKTSQCRKLAAYFSTWCISVGELLINTPYVKYIPELDTYEIVDLEGAKEVVYKATRPGSIIDTHVVEVSPDPEIVIVLRKAPDVLFKELLNRGWPLKKVVDNVWAEILDIVYTSASERWHRVFQIDVTLRSPEETFEVLKRCITKRCRSDRVDWLEYSEKTGFLEFIERLSR; translated from the coding sequence GTGACATCAGAAGGACAAAGCCCTAAGGCCCTAATTACAGGCACGCCGGGAGTTGGAAAAACTAGCCAGTGTAGAAAACTTGCGGCGTATTTCTCGACGTGGTGCATATCTGTGGGAGAGTTGTTGATAAATACGCCATATGTGAAATATATCCCAGAGCTAGATACATACGAAATAGTGGATTTAGAAGGGGCAAAGGAGGTCGTATATAAAGCGACAAGGCCTGGAAGCATCATAGATACACACGTAGTAGAAGTGTCTCCAGATCCAGAAATTGTTATAGTGTTGCGCAAAGCGCCAGACGTCCTTTTCAAAGAGTTGTTAAACAGGGGGTGGCCTCTTAAGAAGGTAGTGGATAATGTTTGGGCCGAGATTTTAGACATAGTTTATACATCTGCTAGTGAAAGATGGCATAGAGTATTCCAGATAGATGTAACATTAAGAAGCCCAGAGGAGACATTTGAGGTATTAAAACGATGTATAACTAAGCGGTGTAGAAGCGACAGAGTAGATTGGCTTGAATATTCAGAGAAGACGGGATTTTTAGAGTTTATCGAACGTCTGTCTCGCTAG
- a CDS encoding DUF354 domain-containing protein, which produces MIKLIFDALTPKQARIAAVLYQEGSRRGINVVITCRNYFHLADILRIYGVPYVCIGRYGVTPYEKLVYGLERQRELVEYVKDVDGMLSFPSPDLARVVFGLGKPVIVMNDTPHASHVNRLVIPLSEVLIAPAAIPQEIWKSYCPRRVVTFDGVFEYMWISKFAPNEEVIKRLGLRRGEYVVFRPEEEHASYYLWNTATIRMRLVEEFRKRGYVIVNVPRYSDQIINGVFNLTEAVDHLQLAYFSAGVVTGGATMATEAALLGVPALSYFPGDYYLDRYIRDRGAPLFRCRDLESCLVAVEEMLKIGRTSPPKFEDPTPLILETATEVVSLREN; this is translated from the coding sequence ATGATTAAGTTAATATTTGACGCCCTCACGCCTAAACAAGCAAGGATTGCTGCTGTTTTATACCAAGAGGGGAGTAGACGTGGTATCAACGTTGTTATTACATGTCGTAACTATTTCCATTTAGCTGATATACTTAGAATATATGGAGTTCCTTACGTATGTATAGGTAGGTATGGAGTTACGCCATATGAAAAACTGGTCTATGGCTTGGAGAGACAGAGAGAGCTTGTGGAGTATGTAAAAGACGTAGATGGCATGCTTAGCTTTCCCTCTCCAGACCTAGCCCGAGTGGTATTTGGACTTGGTAAGCCAGTTATTGTGATGAATGATACTCCTCATGCAAGTCATGTGAATAGGCTTGTCATACCGCTTTCCGAAGTGTTGATAGCGCCTGCCGCCATACCTCAGGAAATTTGGAAGTCGTATTGCCCAAGGCGTGTTGTGACATTTGATGGTGTGTTTGAATATATGTGGATTTCTAAATTTGCGCCTAATGAGGAGGTTATCAAGAGACTGGGGCTTAGGAGAGGCGAATACGTAGTTTTTAGACCTGAGGAAGAACATGCGTCTTACTATCTGTGGAACACCGCCACAATAAGAATGAGACTTGTGGAAGAGTTTAGAAAGAGGGGCTACGTTATAGTAAATGTGCCTAGATATTCGGATCAAATTATAAACGGAGTTTTTAACTTGACGGAGGCTGTTGACCATTTACAACTAGCCTATTTCTCCGCAGGCGTTGTGACAGGCGGCGCAACTATGGCGACTGAAGCAGCTCTCCTAGGCGTGCCGGCTCTCTCGTATTTCCCAGGTGACTACTATTTAGACAGATACATAAGAGATAGAGGCGCGCCTCTATTTAGATGTAGAGATCTAGAGAGTTGTCTTGTTGCAGTTGAGGAGATGTTAAAAATTGGAAGGACTTCACCGCCAAAATTTGAAGACCCCACCCCTCTAATATTGGAAACTGCCACCGAAGTTGTTTCACTTCGTGAGAATTAG
- a CDS encoding class I SAM-dependent methyltransferase — protein sequence MDWLSQFFDDIYLDFIQHYKGEWESKTEALFIQRALRIEPGMRVLDVACGHGRHMAYMPKDTVVGVDINLKYLEIAKKHGDVVQADVRSLPFRKGAFHGAYIMHSTFGMFGVETEVEILTWLSGILKQGGRLLIDVANKEKIEDIYHSLGEVWNFWISAGPYRVLSTAYYNPLTSRIREVRHIYKSGQYVGERVLELTLYSLGELRVMFSTVGFSIEDIYGGFNGEKYDRHADRLIVIAVKTGGISRALKEAVVWNV from the coding sequence ATGGACTGGCTCAGCCAGTTTTTTGACGATATATATCTCGATTTTATACAACATTATAAAGGCGAGTGGGAGTCAAAAACTGAGGCGTTATTTATACAACGCGCCCTCCGTATTGAGCCCGGCATGAGAGTATTAGATGTCGCTTGCGGACATGGGAGACATATGGCGTATATGCCTAAAGATACTGTAGTTGGCGTAGATATAAACCTGAAGTATCTAGAGATTGCGAAAAAACATGGAGATGTTGTACAGGCAGATGTAAGAAGCCTCCCGTTTAGAAAAGGAGCTTTTCACGGGGCGTATATAATGCACTCTACATTTGGCATGTTTGGCGTTGAGACAGAAGTAGAGATTTTAACTTGGCTCTCTGGCATATTAAAACAAGGCGGACGGCTGTTAATCGACGTAGCAAATAAGGAGAAGATTGAAGACATATACCACTCTCTAGGCGAGGTGTGGAACTTCTGGATCTCGGCAGGCCCCTATAGAGTCTTAAGTACGGCATATTACAACCCTCTTACCTCACGTATTAGAGAGGTGAGACATATATACAAGAGCGGGCAGTATGTCGGCGAGAGAGTACTCGAGCTTACTTTATACAGCCTTGGCGAGTTACGTGTAATGTTTTCAACAGTCGGCTTCTCCATTGAAGATATTTATGGCGGTTTCAACGGCGAAAAATATGATAGACACGCAGATAGGCTTATCGTAATCGCTGTAAAAACCGGCGGTATATCAAGGGCGTTAAAAGAAGCTGTCGTATGGAATGTATAG
- a CDS encoding creatininase family protein has product MVCILPIGSYEQHGPHLPPTVDTEIAQYIALKLAEKITAQVLPPIWYTCSDEHRAFPNTISVRCRSLIPYLEDVLRSAVEKCGKVVAVVGHGGVWEAVSLLVQQLNYELGPRVLAIKVWSYIFVRDHAGSDETSIYLAIGGKLTGDLVDICEGDISLFGKMSVDKFSKSGIVGCLKSGEVSAERGRRMLEDALGRILKKVEEFLKV; this is encoded by the coding sequence GTGGTCTGTATATTGCCAATAGGTTCATATGAACAACACGGCCCCCACCTCCCCCCTACTGTTGATACAGAGATAGCGCAATATATAGCGTTGAAATTAGCTGAAAAAATTACGGCACAGGTACTACCTCCGATTTGGTATACCTGTAGCGACGAACATCGTGCGTTTCCAAATACAATTTCTGTAAGGTGCCGAAGTCTCATACCATACCTAGAGGATGTGCTTAGATCTGCAGTAGAGAAATGTGGCAAGGTAGTAGCTGTGGTAGGCCACGGCGGAGTGTGGGAAGCCGTTAGTCTCTTGGTGCAACAATTAAACTACGAGCTGGGGCCCCGGGTATTAGCCATAAAAGTTTGGTCGTACATCTTTGTAAGAGATCACGCAGGTAGTGACGAAACTAGTATATATCTTGCAATAGGCGGAAAACTAACAGGCGATTTAGTCGACATATGCGAGGGGGACATCTCCCTATTCGGAAAGATGTCTGTAGATAAATTTTCGAAAAGCGGCATCGTTGGCTGTCTCAAATCTGGAGAAGTCTCAGCCGAAAGGGGGAGAAGGATGTTGGAAGACGCCCTAGGGAGGATTTTAAAAAAAGTAGAGGAGTTTCTCAAAGTTTAG